The region GCCAGATCGGCAACATCCGCCGGCAGGAGCCCTGCGCGCACCCCTTGAGCCAGTGAATACTTGCTTCACTCACCGGCGCAATGGTGACAGCAACGAGGTCATCGAGGCTGTCACCGCGCCACAATAGCGACCGTCAGAAGTCGCGTTTGTAGAAAATGTCCAGAGAGCTTGCCAGGCCACTGGCGGCCTCCAGATAAACCTTCTTGCTCAACTTGTAGCGCAACGCGACGGTGTTGACAGGCTCGAACACACCCACCCCGTACCTTAGGCTCAAACGTTCGGTAAGGTTGCCGCTGGCGACCACACTGGTGCTGTTACCGCTGCCTTCAGTATCCAACTGGAAATCATCGATGCCCAGGCTCGACGCCAGGCTCCCGGTAACCCCGGCGCTGGTCGCCAGCCCGAGGCCAAGGGCCGCTTCGGCAAGCATGTTGTTGTCCTCACCGCTAGTGCCCAGCGGCCGGCCCATGACCAGATACGAGAGTGCTTGCTCCTGGCTCATGGCCGGTTCGGAAAACACTTGCGTGGTGGGCTGTTCGGCACTGCCGCTCAAGCGGATACCAGCAATGACATCATCGGTCTGGCGGATCGCCTCGATGTCCAGGTAAGGCTGATCGATAGGCCCGGCAAACAGCAGTCGTGCACGACGAATCGTCAGCCGCTGACCATAAGCACGGTAGCGACCATCAGCCAGGCTGAGCTCGCCACGGGTATCCAGGTTGTCGCCGATATGCACATGCCCGAGAAGATTGGCGGTCAGTCCAAAGCCACTGAATGATAGCTTGTCGCTGCCCACTTCAACATCGATGTCCATGGCCACGGCCATCGGCGCCTTGCCCTCTTCGGTCTGATGACCAACGATGACCGTGTCATCGGAAACCTTGACCGTCGATGGCGGCAGCTCACGTACGGTGATCTTGCCCTTGGGCACCCGCACCTTCCCAGATACCGCCAACTTGTCCTCAAGCAGCGTTATTTTCAGGTCCGGTTCTACCTCAAGGTTTGCATAGGGCTCGACAGTGACTGGCAGGCGCTGACCTTGCAATTGAAGGTCGACCGCCAACGCTCGTCCCCAGCCGATCTGGCCACGCAAACTGCCTTGGCCGGCTTCACCACTTTTCCAGGCGCCGTCGAGCAGGACCCGCTCACCCGCGATCAATGCTTGCAGTCGCAGGTCTTTAAGGCTGATTGGCAATTCTGCGCCAGCCACTTCACCGCCAGTAAGGTTCAAGCTGCCATTGACCTGGGGCTGGAGCAAAGTACCTGAGAGCTGACCGCTGCCATTGAGTTGTCCGGCCAGCCGCTCGACCATGGGGGCAAATGGACGCGCGATGGCCAAATCCAGCCCGGTCAGGCGGAAATCGCCAGTCAAAGGTTTGTTGCGGGCTACCGGGTCGAGACGGGTGACCACTGACAGCTCGCCCAAGCGTTCACCTTTGAAGTTCAGGCGAGTATCAACCCGGCGAGGCGACAGGTCGCTTTGCAGGCGCAGGGTTTGATACGGAAAATCGAGCCATTGGCCCTTTTCACGCAGGCGCAGAGTGCCACCGCTGGCGTCGACGATGATGGTGCCTTTCGGGCCGCTGGCCGGAACATCCAGGTTGATGTCGGCATTGAGCAGGCCCTGCCAGGCAAAATCCTTTGGCAACCACTGGGCCAAGCTCTGCAACGGGAACTGCTTCAAGTGGTAGCGCAGGCGTGGATCCGGCGCCAGACGTTGGTCTTCACCACACAGACTCGCTTGCCCGGAACGCCAGCAATGGGCACCAAAATCTATTTGCCCGCTGGCCAGGCGCTGCAGCTTCGCAGGCGCTTGTAGCTGCCAGTCCTGACCACCGGCCTGGATCCGGCCACTGGCAAGCCGCCCACGCCAGTTGCTCTTGTCCAGTTGGCCATCGGCGGCCAGATCAAACTTGAGCTGAGGCCCATCCAACGCCACGTCCAATTGCTGCTGGCGGATATCACCGCGCCCCTTGGCAATGAGCGTGCCCAGGCTGGTCTCGCCCAAGCGAATGCCACCGGCTTGCAAATCGATCAGTGCACGTTGAGCCGCATCCAGGCGCGCATCCAGCACCAAGCGCTGCAAATGGTTGTCAGCATGGGCCAACTTCTGCCCCTGCAACGTCAATGTACCCTGCGGTGCCTTCAAGGTGCCGGAGACTTCCAGCTTACCTTTCGCCTGACCTTGCAGCTGCGGCCAAAGTTGGCCGAGACGTGGCAGATCGAGATCCAATTGACCGGCCAGGCGTTGCTGCACACTGCCGCTCCCCTTGATATGGTTGTCGCCCAAGCGAATATCCAGCGTGCCCAGTGTCCAGCTCTGGCCCGCCCCCTGGGCAATCGCTTTGAGTACCGCAGGTTGTCCGCGCAAGCGCCCTTTCAAATCAAGCTCTGCATCGAGGCTGAGTTGCCCCTCCTTTATCTGCCCTTTACTACGCAGTGGGCCAGCCAGGGTGCCAGGCAGTTCGGCGAGCCAGTAGGCCGGGTTCAGCGCGGAAAGTTCGAGGGCAGCGTCCCAGGCAACAGCATCGGCAAATTGCACACCGACATTGCCCTCGAGCTTGCCTTGCCCGGCATTGAGCGCCAGTTGCGCAAAGCTGATCTGTTTCAAATCACCCTTGAATGGGCTGTTAACGCTGAACGCACCTGCAGGCCCGTCCAGATCCCCCTTGAACTCACCTTGGTAATTGCCATCACGGTACTGCACTTGACCAATGAAACGGTGCAGCGTCACTTGCGGCGCCGCTTCCAGTGGGTAGAGGCGCAGCCAAGGGAAGTCCAACCAGTCAATGGTTGCCTCGGCGTTCAAACCTTGCTGCCAATCGACGTTGGCCGTGAGTTTGAGGCGCTTGTCTGCACTGGCGGTGAGATCCAGCGCACTCAATTGCGCGCCCTTGGCGTCGACCTTACCCTGCAAGTTCAAGGCTACCGGCTCTTGCTCGGCCGGCAGACTGGCAGTGCCAAGCAACTGATAGCCACTTTGCAGGTTGCCCTGGGCACTAAGCTCAAGGTTGTTCAATTGCACGGTGTCAGGCAGGTCGGCAGCGGGCTTGAACGCCTGCGCGCTAATCTGCAACTTCGCTGGCAGTTGCTCGGTCAACGCTTGCAGCTCGCCCTTGAGCCGCGCGTTCAGATAGCCGCTGCTGTTACCGGTGATCTTCAGCGTTTTCTGCAGTTCGCCGTTGATCTGCAAAGCCAGTTGCCATTGCTGGTTATCAACCTTGGGTAACTGCAACTGCCCCTCAAGCTGCAACGGCCAGTCGCCCTCGGGCTGGAGCAGACCTTGCAGACTCAAATGCAAGTCGTCGCGCTGTAACTGCAGGCTATCGATCTGCAAACCGCCAACGGTCCAATGCGCTGCCAGTTGCAACTGGCTCAACTGTTCATTGCCATCGAGGCGCAAATGGCCAATGCGTACCTCGCCCAACTCGATCGCTACGGGGAGCTTCAGGGCCGGCAGTTGTACAGGCCCGCTATCAGACTCGGATTCACTCGGGGCGAAGGCAAGATTTACCTGATCGGCTTGCAAACGCTCGATGCACAATGTCATGCGCAGAAGGCAGGAAGGTGACCAGGAAAAGACCGGCGCCACCAGCTCGACCCGATTCCCGCCCTGCTCCCACACCACGCGATCGGCCTGCCAACCACCGGCCAGGCGCCCCTGAAACGTCTCCAACTGCAGACCCGGAACCATTCCCAGGGCCCAGCGGCTACCTGCTTGGCTTCCCAGTATCAGGCCCACCGCAAGGAGCACCACCAGCACCAACGCCAACAGACCGAGGAGGAAGTTTCTAATGATGCGACTCACAGTTCCGGCCCCATGGAGAAGTGCAGACGGATACCGCCGTCGTCATCCAGCGCATGGGCCAGATCCAGACGCAACGGCCCGACTGGAGATACCCACCTGACACCGATGCCAACACCGGTCTTGAGGCTTGGGAACTCCAAATTGTTGAATGAATTACCCTGATCGACAAAGGTTGCCACGCGCCATTTCTCGACGACTTCGTATTGATATTCAGCACTGCCGGCAACCAGGTAACGGCCACCGATACGATCGCCATCGGAGTTCTCCGGCGACAGGCTCTGGTAGTCATAACCCCGCACGCTCTGGTCACCACCGGCAAAGAAGCGCAGCGATGGCGGCATCGAACTCTGGTAGTCGTTGGTGGCGCTGCCGCCGAACTGAATACGCCCCAGAAAGCGGTGCTTCTGGCCCAGGGTGGCAAGCCCTTTGAGCACTACGTTGGCATGCAACAGGTTGGTATCCGATACCAAGCCTTCTTTGGCGGCCTGCACATCGAACTGCAGACGGTATCCATTGTGCGGATCGATGCGGTTGTCGCTGCGCAAGTAGGAATAGCTGACACCCGGCATCAGCAAGTTACTCAAGCCCGAGTCGTCACCCAGACGATATTCTTCGCGCTGGTATTTGAGCGACAGCACGCGCTGCCAGCCACTGGGCAACTTGCTGTGCCATTCGGGGCCGACGGTGAGCAACTTGCTCAAGGTGTCAGTGCCGGCAATTTCTTCGTTCTGGTAGCCACCGGCAAAACGAAATTTATCGGTCAATGGTGGGTCCAGCGGAATGTCGTACCACAGCCCAACGTTCTGGCGCGGTGCCGACAATTCTGTTTCCCAACCATAACTATGGCCTTGCGGATTGACCCAGTGACGGGTCCAGTTGGCCTTGCCGCGAGGCCCGACGTCAGTCGAAAAACCCAGGCCCAGGCCCATGGTCCTCGGCTTGCGGGTGGTCAGTTGCACCGCCACGGGAATGGTCTGCTGAACTGCAGCGGTGGGCGCAGCATCGACCCGCACCCCTTCGAAATAGCCACTGGATTGCAGGGCATTATTGAGTTCGGCGATCAGCTCGGAATCGTACGGCGTGTCGGCCTTGAACGGCACCATGCGTTGAAGCAGCGAGTCGTCGAAAGGTGTGTCACCGGCGAAATTGACTGCGCCCAGTCGATAACGCGGTCCACTGTCATAGACCAACTCGATATCGGCGACACCTGCCTGAGGATCAACCGCCAGGCGTTGACGAACAAAATGCCCACTGAAAAAACCGTAGCGTGCAGCCTGGTTTTGAATCAGCCGCTTGGCATCGTCGTAGTGCCCATGGTTGAGTACGGCGCCTGAACGCAAGGCCTTGCTGTTGGGGATGCGGAAGGCTTTGAGCTCACTTGCCGGGCCTTCTATGCGCACGGTGACGTCGCGCAGGTGCACGGGCTCTCCCGGCTCGATGGTAAGGACCAGTTGCGGATCCTTGTCGGCCTTTGCTGGCGGTTTGACCTCGCTGTCGATTTGCGCCTGGTAAAAACCCAGCGCCTGGGCAGCCTTGCGGGCCTGCTCGACAGCCCCGCGACTAAAGCGCAGCAGCGCCTCTTCATCGCGTTTACCAAGGCTGCCGATGTAGCCTTCGACATTGGCCTTGAGTTCGTTATTGGCAGGTTTGACCTTTACCACCAGTTCGCTCTGCGCATAGGCGGCGGCGCTGGTGAACAATAAAATCAAACCGCAGGTGAATCGTCCTGAATACGTCATAGGCGCGGATGCTACCAGAGCTTGGCGCCAGCATGGAGTCCGAGGCTCTGCGACCGATTACGCAGACGCGAAGGAGGCACGTTGAGATGGCTGCGGATTTGGGTGAAAAAATACGTGTTCCCGAACAGGTCCTACGGCAATTTCGCCAATTTCCTGATAGCCCTGGCGCTGATAAAACGCCAGATAGTGTTCATTTCCAGTGTCGAGTACGACACCTTGCGAGTTTTCGTCTTCAGCACACCAATCGTGAACCGCTTGCAACAATTGCTCTCCGTACTGCTTGCCCTGAAACTGTGGATGAATACCCAGCAGCGGCAGTACATGTACAGCGTCGCCCGGTAAACAAGCCATCAGCGCCGCTTGATAATCCAGGAACCGGCGAGTGCAGCGAAAACCGGTACTCAGGACCATCCGCATGCGCCAGACCCAACTCTCGGTCACTCCCAGACGGCGCTGCGGCGGTGCAATCAGGGCAATCCCCACCAGACGATCATCGACCAGTAACCCCAAGGCGGGAAAGTCTTGCAGGAAGTGCTGCTTGACCAGTTCGCGCACCGTCGCGCGGATGCGCTGGTCATACCCGGGGCGCTGCGATTCGAACAGGAACGCATACGTAGGTTCATGGCGATAGGCGTGATACAGCAACGAACGTGCCTCGCGGCTGTAACCACCATCAAGCAAGCGGATCTGAGCCGGGGCAGCAGTCGATTCGGTCATTCGGACAAACCTCCACAAATGGGCATTCATTGCCTTCGAGGCGTACATTGCGCCGACGTTCACCCCGAGCACCACGTTAGCAGCCTATCGGATGGCGCGCCATGCTGGTCGCAGCAGTCGATGTCGGCTAGGATTCCAGCTTTTATCAGGATTGTTTTGGCCATGAAGATCGTCTCGTTCAACATCAACGGCCTGCGCGCACGGCCTCATCAGTTGGCGGCGCTGATCGAAAAGCATCAACCGGATGTTATCGGCCTGCAGGAAACCAAGGTCAGCGACGAGCAGTTTCCGTTGGCCGATATCCAGGCGCTGGGTTATCACGTGCACTTTCATGGCCAGAAAGGTCATTACGGCGTTGCCTTGCTCTCGCGCCAGGCACCGCTGAGCCTGCATAAAGGCTTCGCCAGCGATGATGAAGACGCTCAACGGCGTTTTATCTGGGGTACCTTCGCCGATGCTGACGGCACACCTATCACCATCATGAACGGCTATTTCCCCCAAGGCGAAAGCCGAGACCATCCGACCAAGTTTCCGGCCAAGGCGCGTTTTTACAGCGACCTGCAAGCGCTGCTGGAAAGTCAGTTCAAAAACGATCAGCCGGTCGTGGTAATGGGTGATGTGAACATCTCCCCCGAAGACTGTGACATCGGCATTGGCGCCGACAACGCCAAGCGTTGGCTCAAGACCGGCAAATGCAGCTTCTTGCCCGAGGAGCGTGAATGGATGGCCCGCCTGAAGAACTGGGGCCTGGTCGATAGTTTCCGTCATCTACATCCGGAAGTCGCAGACCGTTTCAGTTGGTTCGACTACCGCAGTCGCGGCTTTGAAGACGAACCCAAGCGCGGCCTGCGCATCGACTTGATCATGACCTCCCAGGGTTTGCTGCCACGCATCAAGGCAGCCGGCGTCGACTACGATCTGCGCGCCATGGAAAAACCATCGGACCATGCGCCGATCTGGCTGGAACTGGCATAAGCCGGGGCTTCAGGGCAAATGTGCAGGGCAGTTGGCTGATCGTCATCTAACAGTCATCCAACTGTCTTAATCTGCGGTATCCCCTTTGCCTGAAGAGTGCCCACCGGCATGCTCCGCCATCTCAGCCTGTTTCTTGCCTGTTTGCTTCCGATCTTCGCTTGTGCCACCACCGATGAGTCGGTGCTGCTGCGCATCCAGGGTTCCAATACCATTGGCGCTACGCTGGCCCCGGCGCTGGTCAAAGGTTTGCTGGAGGCCCAGGGGGCTCGTCAGATCATGGTCGATTCGACCGAGACGGCCAATGAGCTTCGCGTCCGGGCTGTTGATTCCCAGGGCAAAGCAGTTCGTATCGACATCGCCGCTCACGGCTCCAGCACCGGCTTCACTGCGCTCAAAACGGGCCAGGCAGATCTGGCCGCCGCTTCGCGCCCGATCAAGCCCAACGAGCTGAGCGAACTTCGCGCACTGGGCGACTTGAACAATACAAGCGCTGAACAGATTATCGGCCTGGATGGCGTGGCGGTCATCGTGCATCCCGACAACCCCCTGCCTCAATTGAGTATCGCTCAACTGGCAGGAATTTTTGCCGGCAAGATCACCACCTGGGATGAATTGGGCCTGGGTAGAGGAGCAATTCATCTGTACGCCCGGGACGACCGCTCCGGTACCTTCGAAACCTTCAAGGCGCTGGTACTCGATCCTGCCGCACAGACCCTGGCTTTGGCTGCGCAACGCTTCGAATCGGCGGATCAGTTGACCCGTGGGGTGCTGGCTGACCGCCAGGCCATTGGTTTCAGCAGTTTGGCCTCTGTCCATGGCGCCAAGGTGCTGGCTATTGCGGATGGCGCCTCGCGCCCCATGTTGCCCAGCCCCACGTTGGTGGCCAGTGAGGACTATCCATTGTCCCGCCGCCTGTATTTCTACCTCCCTCCCCTCCAGCCTGCGCCGTGGGCCCTGGCACTGGTGGAGTTCGCGCAAAGTCCGAAGGGGCAAGCCATCGTCACCGGCAACGGTTTTGTCGGCCAGCAAATCCATGCATCGCAAGTCCCGGCTACTGATGAAATGCCAGCGTCTTATCGCACCTTGGCACGCAATGCCCAGCGCCTGTCGGTGAATTTCCGTTTTCAGGAAGGTAACGCCAACCTCGACAACAAGGCGATACGCGACGTGCAGCGGCTGGTCGAGTTTTTGCGTCATAACAATAAGCTCGACCGCGATGTGGTGTTGGTTGGCTTTGGCGACGCCAAGCCTGACCCCGAGCGTGCCAGCCTGCTTTCCCGCCTACGCGCCATGGCGGTGCGCCGCGAGCTCGCCAGGCAAGGCGTCACACTGCGCGAGGTGGTCGGCATGGGCGACGACCTGCCGGTAGCAACCAACTCGGATGAAGAAGGCCGAATTCGCAATCGACGGGTCGAAGTCTGGGTCTACTGAGCACCCTGTTCCATTGCGCAAATATTTGTTACAGCCCCGATTGGGCGCACGCAGTTATCGCAACTAGGCTTGGGTAAGTGACGCCGGGCCCCTCTGACGGCTGCCAAGCCGCCATGTCGGAGTCACTGTTGCGAACCGCAACGACGACAATCAAGGAGGGGCGCATGGCGGCTCTACAGGCATTTCTCGACCACCAGTTTCTTGGCACCAGCATGTGGTTCTGGCTGGCATTCATCTCTATTGTTTTGACCCTGTTGATACTGGACCTGGGCGTCCTGCACCGCAAAGCTCACGAAATCGAAATGCGCGAAAGCCTGCTGTTGTACGGCGGTTATTTCAGTGTGGGCGTATTGTTCGGTGGATGGATCTGGCTGGAGCTGGGCGCACAATCTGCCCTGGAGTTCTACACCGGTTTTCTGGTGGAGCAGTCATTGTCCATGGACAACGTGTTTGTCATGGCCATGATCTTCAGCTACTTCTCCATTCCTCGCCTTTACCAGCACCGGGTGTTGTTCTGGGGCATCCTCGGGGTGGTGGTATTGCGGGCAATCATGATCGGTGTCGGTAGCGCACTGGTGCAGGAGTTCGCCTGGATTCTCTACGTGTTCGGCGCCTTCTTGCTGATTACCGGGGTCAAGATGTTGTTCTCTCGCGAGGAAGGTCACCCGGACCTGGCCAACAACGCAGTACTCAAGTTTGTACGCCGCCACCTGCGGGTCACCGACGACCTGCATGGCCCGCGCTTTTTTGTACGCCTCAAGGCTGCCGGACAGAACAAGGCCGTGCTGTTTGCCACCCCCTTGTTCCTGGCGTTGGTATTGATCGAGCTGGCAGACCTGGTATTTGCCGTAGACAGCGTGCCGGCAATCTTTGCAATTACCCAGGACCCGTTCATTGTCTATACCTCGAATATCTTCGCCATTCTCGGGCTGCGCGCGCTGTACTTCGCCCTGGCAGCGCTGATGCACCGTTTCGTGTACCTGAAATACGCCCTGGCCCTGGTGCTGATTTTCATCGGCAGCAAGATCTTCTATCACGGCCTGATTGGAGCGGTGCCGGCATGGCTATCGCTGAGTGTGACCCTGGGGCTTTTGACCGGTGGCGTGGTGCTGTCGCTGCTCAAGACCCGCGATCAACCATCACACCCGGCAAACTCTGGCAACCACAAATGAACCAGGCCCGCAGTCGCGGGCCTGGTATGCAAGGCGGGCAGATCAATGCCCGCTGCGCAGCATTTCCTTTGGTACGTACTTGCCGATCTCGTACTTGCCGATCGCGGCACGGTGCACTTCGTCCGGACCGTCCGCCAGGCGCAGTGTGCGCTGCATCGCGTACATGTAGGCCAAGGGGAAATCACCACTCACCCCGGCACCGCCATGAATCTGGATTGCCCGGTCGATGACTTTCAAGGCCACATTCGGCGCCACCACTTTGATTTGCGCGATCTCACTGCGCGCCACTTTGTTACCTACGGTGTCCATCATGTAGGCCGCTTTGAGCGTCAGTAACCGAGCCATGTCTATTTCCATGCGCGAATCGGCGATCTTGTCGACGTTACCCCCCAGGCGCGCCAACGGACGACCGAATGCAGTGCGCTCCACCGAGCGCTTGCACATCAGTTCAAGGGCGCGCTCAGCCATGCCGATCGAGCGCATGCAATGGTGAATTCGTCCAGGGCCGAGACGCCCCTGGGCAATCTCGAAACCGCGCCCTTCGCCTAGCAGCACGTTTTCGTAAGGTACTCGCACATTTTCGAACAGCACCTCGGCATGGCCATGGGGTGCGTCGTCATAACCGAACACCGGCAGCGGGCGAACAATTTTCACCCCCGGGGTATCGGTGGGCACCAGAATCATCGAGTGTTGTTGATGGCGCGGCCCCTCCGGGTTGCTCAAACCCATGAAGATCATGATCTTGCAACGTGGATCGCAGGCACCTGAAGTCCACCATTTACGTCCATTGATCACCCACTCATCACCGTCGCGTACCGCTCGGGCGGCCATGTTAGTGGCATCGGAGGACGCTACATCGGGTTCTGTCATGGCGAAGGCGGAACGGATATCGCCGCGCAGCAGCGGTTCCAGCCACCGGCGCTTCTGCTCCTCGTTGGCGTAACGCACCAGCACTTCCATGTTGCCCGTGTCGGGCGCCGAGCAATTGAACGGTTCAGGCCCCAACAGCGAACGGCCCATGATCTCAGCCAGTGGCGCATATTCCAGATTGGTCAGCCCCGCTCCCAGTTCCGATTCGGGCAGGAACAGGTTCCACAGACCTTCCGCCTTGGCCTTGTTCTTCAACGTTTCCATGATTGCAGTGGGCTGCCAGCGATCGCCCGCGGCGACTTCACGCTCGAACACCGCCTCGGCGGGATAGACATAAGCATCCATAAACGCAGTGACGCGTTCACGCAGCGCCTGAACCTTGGGTGAATAGGCAAAATCCATTGGCAGTACCTTTTGTGGAAAGGGGATCTGAACAAGAGCCTAGATCAGCAAGTAAAATCCACCTAGTCTATTCTCGGCGTGTATAAACATTCATAACCAATATATGATTCGCCCATAACATCGACAAAAAAGAGCAGCGCCCATGAACCTGAGCAAGGTCGACCTCAATCTGTTCATCGTCTTCGATGCGATTTACACCGAAGCCAACTTGACCCGTGCCGGGCAGATTGTCGGCATTACCCAGCCTGCGGTATCCAATGCCCTGGCGCGCCTGCGTGAAACCTTCAACGATCCGCTGTTCGTGCGTACCGCACAGGGCATGGTACCGACGCCAATGGCTCAGAACATCATTGGTCCAGTGCGCAATGCCCTGTCGCTGCTGCGTGTTTCGGTGCAAGAGAGCCGCATCTTCAACCCCCTGCAGGCGAACAAGACCTTCCGCATAAGTATGACCGACCTGACCGAGGCGGTGATTCTGCCGCCGCTGTTCCAGCGTTTACGCCGCCTGGCCCCGGCAGTAGTAATTGAAAGTTTCCTGTGCAAGCGCCGCGAGACCACCAAGGAGCTGGCTGCCGGCCGCCTGGATTTTGCCGTCGACGCGCCGCTCAACACTGACCCGCAGGTACGTCACGTCAAGTTGATGCAGGACCAGTACGTGTGCGCCATGCGCCACGGCCATCCGCTGACCAAAGAAAAACTCAGCCTGGAAGATTACCTGGGCCTTACCCACATCCATATATCCAGCCGACGCAACGGTTTGGGCTATGTCGACCTGGCGCTTGGAAAAATGGGTGTACAGCGAAAGATCGCCTTGCGCTCCCAGCATTACCTAATGGCTTCCCAGGTGCTGCAGCAAACCGATATGGTGATGACGGTGCCGGAGCGCTTCGCTCGGCGCCACCAGCTCAACTATCTGAGCCTGCCGGTGAATGGTGTGCCGCCGCTGGAAACTCACCTGTACTGGCATGAAAGCACTGACCAGGACCCGGCCAACCGTTGGATGCGCGAACAGATTATCGAATTGTGCCAGGCGGTGGTCGCTCAAGATGAGCGCGCGGCCGAGGCTGAATCTCGTTAGCTGCGGGTCAAACCAGTAACGCTCGGCACAAGCATCGTCGCAAGACGTGCTTGACGTATACGTAAACCTGCAATTAGGTTAGCTCATGCCCCTTTCCCCGAGCCTGACCATGAGCAGCCAGACCTACAGCATCTCCGACCTGTCCCGAGAACTGGATATCACCACCCGTGCCATTCGCTTCTATGAAGAGCAAGGCTTGCTCAGCCCCGAACGTCGGGGCCTGGAACGGGTTTATTCAGCCCGTGACAAGGTTAGCCTGAAGCTGATACTGCGCGGCAAGCGTATCGGCTTTTCCTTGGCCGAGTGCCGCGAGCTGATCGAACTCTATGACCCGACCAGCGGCAACCTCAAACAATTACACAGCATGCTGGCCAAAATTTCTGAACGTCGTGCCCAGCTCGAACAGCAACTGCTCGATATCCAGCAGATGCAACTGGAGCTGGACACCGCTGAAGAGCGCTGCGAACAAGCGCTGGCCGTCACCTTGAAGAACCAGAAGAACAGCCACTGAGCCCCGAGGAATTTGCGCCATGTCATTGCCTGAAAAAGTTCGCCTGGTCGAAGTCGGCCCTCGCGACGGTCTGCAGAACGAAGCACAGCCGATCAACGTGGCCGACAAGGTCCGTCTGGTGGATGACTTAACCGCTGCGGGCCTCTCCTATATTGAAGTGGGCAGTTTCGTCTCACCGAAGTGGGTGCCGCAAATGGCAGGTTCTGCCGAGGTGTTTGCCAACATTCGCCAGCAACCAGGTGTTACCTACGCAGCATTGGCGCCGAACCTGCGTGGATTCGAGGATGCCCTTACCGCTGGTGTGAAGGAAGTAGCGGTGTTCGCTGCGGCATCCGAAGCGTTTTCCCAGCGCAACATCAACTGCTCCATCAGCGAGAGCCTGGCGCGCTTCGCGCCGATCATGGACGCGGCCCGCCAGCACGGCGTGCGTGTGCGCGGCTATGTGTCCTGCGTACTGGGCTGTCCCTATGAAGGTGCAGTCAGCGCCGAGCAGGTAGCACCTGTGGCTCGGGAGCTGTTCGAGATGGGCTGCTACGAAGTGTCGTTGGGCGACACTATCGGCACCGGCACCCCAGGCTCCACCCGCCGCCTGTTTGAGGTGGTCGCCGCCCATGTGCCCCGCGCGCAGTTGGCCGGGCACTTCCACGACACCTACGGCCAAGCACTGGCAAACATTTATGCCAGCCTGCTTGAAGACATCACGGTATTCGACAGCTCCGTCGCTGGGTTGGGTGGCTGTCCCTACGCCAAAGGCGCCAGCGGTAACGTCGCCAGTGAGGATGTGTTGTACATGCTCCAGGGCCTGGGTATCGAAACCGGTATCAACCTGGAGCAGTTGATCGACGCGGGCTCGCGGATCAGCACTGTTCTGGGTCGTACCAGCGGCTCCCGGGTAGCACGCGCCCGTCTCGCGCAATAACCCTCCACAGCCAGCCGGGGGTGTTACCGCCCCCGCACTTTCCAGAGA is a window of Pseudomonas sp. DG56-2 DNA encoding:
- a CDS encoding translocation/assembly module TamB domain-containing protein produces the protein MSRIIRNFLLGLLALVLVVLLAVGLILGSQAGSRWALGMVPGLQLETFQGRLAGGWQADRVVWEQGGNRVELVAPVFSWSPSCLLRMTLCIERLQADQVNLAFAPSESESDSGPVQLPALKLPVAIELGEVRIGHLRLDGNEQLSQLQLAAHWTVGGLQIDSLQLQRDDLHLSLQGLLQPEGDWPLQLEGQLQLPKVDNQQWQLALQINGELQKTLKITGNSSGYLNARLKGELQALTEQLPAKLQISAQAFKPAADLPDTVQLNNLELSAQGNLQSGYQLLGTASLPAEQEPVALNLQGKVDAKGAQLSALDLTASADKRLKLTANVDWQQGLNAEATIDWLDFPWLRLYPLEAAPQVTLHRFIGQVQYRDGNYQGEFKGDLDGPAGAFSVNSPFKGDLKQISFAQLALNAGQGKLEGNVGVQFADAVAWDAALELSALNPAYWLAELPGTLAGPLRSKGQIKEGQLSLDAELDLKGRLRGQPAVLKAIAQGAGQSWTLGTLDIRLGDNHIKGSGSVQQRLAGQLDLDLPRLGQLWPQLQGQAKGKLEVSGTLKAPQGTLTLQGQKLAHADNHLQRLVLDARLDAAQRALIDLQAGGIRLGETSLGTLIAKGRGDIRQQQLDVALDGPQLKFDLAADGQLDKSNWRGRLASGRIQAGGQDWQLQAPAKLQRLASGQIDFGAHCWRSGQASLCGEDQRLAPDPRLRYHLKQFPLQSLAQWLPKDFAWQGLLNADINLDVPASGPKGTIIVDASGGTLRLREKGQWLDFPYQTLRLQSDLSPRRVDTRLNFKGERLGELSVVTRLDPVARNKPLTGDFRLTGLDLAIARPFAPMVERLAGQLNGSGQLSGTLLQPQVNGSLNLTGGEVAGAELPISLKDLRLQALIAGERVLLDGAWKSGEAGQGSLRGQIGWGRALAVDLQLQGQRLPVTVEPYANLEVEPDLKITLLEDKLAVSGKVRVPKGKITVRELPPSTVKVSDDTVIVGHQTEEGKAPMAVAMDIDVEVGSDKLSFSGFGLTANLLGHVHIGDNLDTRGELSLADGRYRAYGQRLTIRRARLLFAGPIDQPYLDIEAIRQTDDVIAGIRLSGSAEQPTTQVFSEPAMSQEQALSYLVMGRPLGTSGEDNNMLAEAALGLGLATSAGVTGSLASSLGIDDFQLDTEGSGNSTSVVASGNLTERLSLRYGVGVFEPVNTVALRYKLSKKVYLEAASGLASSLDIFYKRDF
- a CDS encoding autotransporter assembly complex family protein; its protein translation is MTYSGRFTCGLILLFTSAAAYAQSELVVKVKPANNELKANVEGYIGSLGKRDEEALLRFSRGAVEQARKAAQALGFYQAQIDSEVKPPAKADKDPQLVLTIEPGEPVHLRDVTVRIEGPASELKAFRIPNSKALRSGAVLNHGHYDDAKRLIQNQAARYGFFSGHFVRQRLAVDPQAGVADIELVYDSGPRYRLGAVNFAGDTPFDDSLLQRMVPFKADTPYDSELIAELNNALQSSGYFEGVRVDAAPTAAVQQTIPVAVQLTTRKPRTMGLGLGFSTDVGPRGKANWTRHWVNPQGHSYGWETELSAPRQNVGLWYDIPLDPPLTDKFRFAGGYQNEEIAGTDTLSKLLTVGPEWHSKLPSGWQRVLSLKYQREEYRLGDDSGLSNLLMPGVSYSYLRSDNRIDPHNGYRLQFDVQAAKEGLVSDTNLLHANVVLKGLATLGQKHRFLGRIQFGGSATNDYQSSMPPSLRFFAGGDQSVRGYDYQSLSPENSDGDRIGGRYLVAGSAEYQYEVVEKWRVATFVDQGNSFNNLEFPSLKTGVGIGVRWVSPVGPLRLDLAHALDDDGGIRLHFSMGPEL
- a CDS encoding N-acetyltransferase, with protein sequence MTESTAAPAQIRLLDGGYSREARSLLYHAYRHEPTYAFLFESQRPGYDQRIRATVRELVKQHFLQDFPALGLLVDDRLVGIALIAPPQRRLGVTESWVWRMRMVLSTGFRCTRRFLDYQAALMACLPGDAVHVLPLLGIHPQFQGKQYGEQLLQAVHDWCAEDENSQGVVLDTGNEHYLAFYQRQGYQEIGEIAVGPVREHVFFHPNPQPSQRASFASA